The Candidatus Eisenbacteria bacterium DNA window ACGACCCCCTCATACCCCCTGGCAGTGTGCCTTATGAAACACCCTGCATTTCGTAGAGTTATTTCTGGGACGGCACACTAGGCGTGTGGGGCGTTGAGGCTCGCCCCCTGGGACATTGACAGGGGGCGAGTGTTATTATGCAATAGTCTCGATGATATGGGATTCGGGAAGATGTTTAGGGAGTTCCGGTTCTTCGGCTGGATAACCTACTGGTATTAAAGAGATTGGCCTCAATGTTTCAGGTAACTTAAGAAGCGAGTGAATTGTCTCCTCATTGAAGGCTCCGACCCAGCAGGTGGCAAGTCCCAGGTCGCAGGCAACCAAAAGAAGGTTCTCGATGCTTGCCGAGACATCCTGTATTGCGTATAGCTCCCAACCTCTGTCGCCATAGCGTCTGGTTATCTTCTTGTCGGTGCAGCAAACAATAACGAGCGGTGCTTCTCTCAGAAACTGCTGACCACCGGCGGCCTTTTCAAACTTGCTTCGCAGGTCCTCATCAAAGACAAAATAGAATTTCCTGCTCTGGAGATTGCCGGCGCTCGGCGCCCAGATGAGCGCCTCCTTCAGGGCCTTGATTTTCTCGTCTCCAATCCTCTTTCCAACGAACGCTCTCACACTTCTTCTTAACTTCACGACGTCAAGTACGTTCATTTCTTCACCTCCCCAAAGGCAGCGATGAGTGTTACTATTCCACTATGTCTTGTTTGGCTCAGTTTCGAGTTGTTGTCGAAGGGATCTTTTCTTGATGCTACTAACAGGGAACGAAGGCTGTCAACACATGACGAAGGTAGTATCCGCGAGTAGAAGAGTTGACATGGTGGGCTCCTACCCGGACGAGCTCAAGGAGCTCCTGACCCGGAGGGCGCGCCCTGAAGAAACTCACACGGTTGTGATCTGGACAAAGGATCCGTCGAACATCTTTCGTGACGCAGAGCTTTACAGAATCCTCAGGTCGTACGAACAGGTGTATTTCCACCATACAATAACGGGGCTGGGAGGAAGCTTTCTTGAGCCCCAAGTCCCGCATACGGCAACGAGTCTCTCTCTCGTCCGGAAACTCGCCGAGTTCGCAGGAAAGCCGGAGAGAGTTGCATTGAGATTTGATCCGATTGTGCGCTTCAGAGCCGCCAGTGGAGAAGTCTTGACCAATCTCGAATTCTTTGAGAGCATCGCCCGGACTGCCTCTGATATTGGAATCAGGCAGGTTTTCACAAGCTGGGTTTCTTCGTACGGCAAGGTCACGAAAAGACTCGAAAAACTCGGGCTGGAGTGCGTTCAGCTCAGTGCGCTTCAATTCCAGGCGGAATCAGCTCAACTCGAAGAAAAGGCAAAAGAGATCGGGGTTGAGCTTCTATACTGTTGCGTTCCGGGAAAACAAAGTGGAAAGTGCATCGATGGCGAACGGCTGAAGAGACTTCATCCAAGAAGAGAGGAATGCTCGACATTGAAAGCAAAAGGCCAGAGAGAGCTCTGCGAGTGCACGGACAGCCTTGACATCGGCTGGTACAAGCTGTGCCGGCATGGCTGTCTCTACTGTTATGGAAGTCCCGACATAAGAAAAGCGAGGTCAAAATGAGGAGCTTCAGAACCCTTCTAGTTATCTTTTCGGGCCTCGGACTGATTCTTCTCCCGTCACTTTCTTCGGGCCAAGGGCATTCGCCATCAAGGAAGCTCTTTTCCGTTTCCTGGAAAGATCCCGCAGATTTGAGAGAAATGAAACGATTGGGCGTGCGTGCCAGATACTTTGGGAAAGGTTATGCGTTAGTCTCTTTGACGGAAACAGAGGAGAGGACACTTGAGCTGAGGGGAATCAGGTCTCATCTTATTTCATCTCAAGGTGAAGACGAACTCTTTCTTGTTCGGGTAACCTCTCAATCCGAACTCGACGAGCTTGAGCGGATTGAAAAACCTGTCTTCTTTGACGGAGAGGAGATGGCGGTTGTCAGATCAAGAGATGGGTTACGTCTTGACCTTGCGAGGAGAGGTTTCTACGCGGTGGCGCTGCCTCAAGAAATCCCATTTGCCATTGAAGGGAGGAAGGCCCCCAGGTCCGTGTTCTCAAGGGGCTCGCTTCCAATACTCAGTGAAGAAAAGAGAGAATCCGTGACACATGTGCTCGACAATGTGAGCACTGACAGCATAAGAAATGTGATTCATGCTCTGACCTACGATGATGTGAACCAGCGCTACAGAACGAGGTGGACTTTCAGAAGGGAATGTTTCAATGAGGCGGGTAATTTCCTTCTAGCAAGGCTCAGGAGCTATCTGGGCCCCGCGGACTCAGTGGGGTTTGAGATGTTTGAAGAATGGGCACCTGACTCGTGCTACCCAAGCACCGGCACGGTTCGTGACTCAATCTACAACATTATTGGCTTGAAGAGAGGCAGCCAGAGCAATGCCGGAAAATTCATTGTGTGTGCTCACTATGATTCAAGAGGTCCGGCCGATCCGGCGAAATGGTGCTGGTTCGCCGAACCTGCCCCGGGTGCCGACGATAATGCCAGCGGAACATCATGCGTACTTGAGGCAGCGAGAGTTCTTTCTCCACTTCCCTTTGATTTCGACATAGAGTTCGTTCTCTTTTCTGGCGAAGAGCTGGGGCTCTGGGGGAGCAAGTACTACGTGGGGGAAGCTCTCAGCCGGGGTGAGAATATTCTCGGAGTCTTCAACATGGATATGGTTGCGTACAACCCCAGGACAGATTCCATGAATGTTATAACCGACTTCAATTCCCAGTGGCTCGCTGACCTTGCTTACGTTACAGATTCGGTGTTCTCGGGGTCAATCGGACTTGAACTGGACAAGGTTCTCCTGCCAACCTTAAACAGCGATCACTACTCCTTCTGGTCGAAAGGCTTTGATGCTGTCCATTTCATCGAGAATTATGTTGTCACCCCGCACAATCCTTACTACCACACCCTTGATGACACCGAGGACAAGCTTAACTTCTCTATGGCTTCCAAGATGACAAAACTCATTGTCGCCACGATCGCCCAGTTTTCCGGAACTCCGCCGTCTGCAACACCGGATCTCTCTGTTTCGGCCGGAGAGCTCGTGCTAATGCAGGGCAGGGGATCACAACCCACTTCAAAAGTGGTTGTTGGGAGTGAAGTCACACTCCTTCTAACGGCGCACAATCTTGGAGACAAGATCGCTGCATCTGACTCAATCAAATTCTCTTTTTACGGTGGAGACCCGCAAAGAGGAGGAACTCTAATTGCGGACACCACGGTATCGTTCAGCTACCTTTCGAGAGGAGGAGCAGTTTCTGGAAGAGTGAGCTGGATGCCGGCCGAAAGCGATGCGGGAGCAAGAACAATCTTTGGATCTGTTGAACTCATGGGCATGAGCGAAACCACAGTCACGAACAACATGACTTCAAGTGACGTTATCGTTCAAGGAGAGACCCTCCGGTTCCTGCAATGCTATGTTTATCCAAATCCGTCCAGTGTCGCGGCGAGTAACACCCTATTCGCGTATGAGTTATCGAAGCCAGGAACCGTGGAGATTGAAGTATTTGACCTTTCAGGGAGGGACGTTGGAAATTTCGAGAAGGTTTACACGGGACTCTACCAGGAAAATGGTGCGAGAGCCGGTATGAACACGGTGCGTCTTTCTGAATTCCAATCCCTGCCGGCGAATCTTGCAAGCGGCCTCTACATCTACAAGATCTCCGTATTCGAGCCTTCCTCAACCTCCCCTTCCTCTGTGAGAAAAGGAAAATTCGCAATAATGAAGTAAGAGAGAAATCAAATGGCTCAAACGAGAAAGACTGCAATCGGAGTGATAGGTACATCTTCTCCATCCCGGGAAGAGTGGGAAGCGGCATACGAAGTCGGGAAACAGGTTGCCCTGAAAGGCGGAATCGTGATCACGGGAGGACTGGGAGGTGTGATGGAAGCAGCGTCGAAAGGGGCAAAGGAATCCGGGGGA harbors:
- a CDS encoding DUF1848 family protein, with translation MTKVVSASRRVDMVGSYPDELKELLTRRARPEETHTVVIWTKDPSNIFRDAELYRILRSYEQVYFHHTITGLGGSFLEPQVPHTATSLSLVRKLAEFAGKPERVALRFDPIVRFRAASGEVLTNLEFFESIARTASDIGIRQVFTSWVSSYGKVTKRLEKLGLECVQLSALQFQAESAQLEEKAKEIGVELLYCCVPGKQSGKCIDGERLKRLHPRREECSTLKAKGQRELCECTDSLDIGWYKLCRHGCLYCYGSPDIRKARSK
- a CDS encoding M28 family peptidase gives rise to the protein MRSFRTLLVIFSGLGLILLPSLSSGQGHSPSRKLFSVSWKDPADLREMKRLGVRARYFGKGYALVSLTETEERTLELRGIRSHLISSQGEDELFLVRVTSQSELDELERIEKPVFFDGEEMAVVRSRDGLRLDLARRGFYAVALPQEIPFAIEGRKAPRSVFSRGSLPILSEEKRESVTHVLDNVSTDSIRNVIHALTYDDVNQRYRTRWTFRRECFNEAGNFLLARLRSYLGPADSVGFEMFEEWAPDSCYPSTGTVRDSIYNIIGLKRGSQSNAGKFIVCAHYDSRGPADPAKWCWFAEPAPGADDNASGTSCVLEAARVLSPLPFDFDIEFVLFSGEELGLWGSKYYVGEALSRGENILGVFNMDMVAYNPRTDSMNVITDFNSQWLADLAYVTDSVFSGSIGLELDKVLLPTLNSDHYSFWSKGFDAVHFIENYVVTPHNPYYHTLDDTEDKLNFSMASKMTKLIVATIAQFSGTPPSATPDLSVSAGELVLMQGRGSQPTSKVVVGSEVTLLLTAHNLGDKIAASDSIKFSFYGGDPQRGGTLIADTTVSFSYLSRGGAVSGRVSWMPAESDAGARTIFGSVELMGMSETTVTNNMTSSDVIVQGETLRFLQCYVYPNPSSVAASNTLFAYELSKPGTVEIEVFDLSGRDVGNFEKVYTGLYQENGARAGMNTVRLSEFQSLPANLASGLYIYKISVFEPSSTSPSSVRKGKFAIMK
- a CDS encoding nitroreductase family protein encodes the protein MNVLDVVKLRRSVRAFVGKRIGDEKIKALKEALIWAPSAGNLQSRKFYFVFDEDLRSKFEKAAGGQQFLREAPLVIVCCTDKKITRRYGDRGWELYAIQDVSASIENLLLVACDLGLATCWVGAFNEETIHSLLKLPETLRPISLIPVGYPAEEPELPKHLPESHIIETIA